A window of Trichomycterus rosablanca isolate fTriRos1 chromosome 5, fTriRos1.hap1, whole genome shotgun sequence contains these coding sequences:
- the lbh gene encoding protein LBH, with product MTASCSQVYRSVFVPCSVMTEVMISSTPVEDMRLSPSKDRLTFQIFPDPSDFERCCKLKDRLPSIVVEATEGEVESGELRWPPEEFLVSQDDEEEEYEDDEEEEQSDGQQKQQAQNSQQ from the exons CTCCGTGTTCGTGCCGTGCAGTGTGATGACCGAAGTCATGATCAGCAGCACCCCAGTGGAGGACATGCGGCTCAGCCCAAGCAAAGACCGCCTCACCTTCCAG ATCTTTCCGGATCCATCAGACTTTGAGCGCTGCTGCAAGCTGAAGGACCGCCTGCCGTCCATCGTGGTGGAGGCCACCGAGGGCGAGGTGGAGAGCGGAGAGCTGCGCTGGCCTCCTGAGGAGTTCCTCGTCAGCCAGGATGACGAGGAGGAGGAGTATGAGGACGATGAGGAGGAAGAGCAGAGTGACGGGCAGCAGAAACAGCAAGCACAGAACTCTCAGCAATAG